From the Sneathia sanguinegens genome, one window contains:
- the yaaA gene encoding S4 domain-containing protein YaaA: MEIEIKTEYIKLEQLLKYANLVETGGMAKQAIQEGLVLLNGEVEVRRGKKIYKGDIVKFNNEEIRVK; encoded by the coding sequence ATGGAAATAGAAATAAAGACGGAATATATAAAATTAGAACAACTATTAAAATATGCCAATTTAGTTGAAACAGGAGGTATGGCAAAGCAAGCTATACAAGAAGGTTTAGTTTTATTAAATGGAGAAGTAGAAGTAAGAAGAGGGAAAAAAATATATAAAGGCGATATTGTCAAATTTAATAATGAAGAAATAAGAGTAAAATAA
- the rnpA gene encoding ribonuclease P protein component, with the protein METIKKSENFNIIYTKGKRIHTKYCLIFLQKSEKQLFGFVASKKVGNAVVRNRIKRLFRETIRKNINKFDKNFSFILVAKKQCKLDLEFLKFNDIEKDILYGLKKNEKNFNKNNKNIPKNN; encoded by the coding sequence ATGGAAACTATAAAAAAAAGTGAAAACTTTAATATTATATACACCAAAGGTAAAAGAATACATACAAAATATTGTTTAATATTTTTACAAAAATCTGAAAAACAATTGTTTGGTTTTGTAGCTAGTAAAAAAGTAGGAAATGCCGTAGTAAGAAATAGAATAAAAAGATTATTTAGAGAAACTATAAGAAAAAATATAAATAAATTTGATAAAAATTTCTCTTTTATACTAGTAGCTAAAAAACAATGTAAATTAGATTTAGAATTTTTAAAATTTAATGATATAGAAAAAGATATACTTTATGGACTAAAAAAAAATGAAAAAAATTTTAATAAAAATAATAAAAATATACCAAAAAATAACTAA
- a CDS encoding protein jag → MNKITLEANNKEELEKLIKENVSLAEDETYSIHEVKKPVKFLFFKAKGKYEISILKKDEIAKVPEKKKEKENKKDENVEDLIKQTFEKFIEVAELDVQIEKITMNSNTIVLNLTGKDVRYLIGEKGIALNSLETLLNAIKTTRNYRIQIDSNNYKAKREETLRNLAQRKAEKVLKYKTNCKLSPMSARERKIIHEEISNYANLKTESYGEEPKRFLVIKYIEEKED, encoded by the coding sequence ATGAATAAGATAACTTTAGAAGCTAATAACAAAGAAGAATTAGAAAAATTAATAAAAGAAAATGTAAGTTTAGCTGAAGATGAAACATATAGTATACATGAAGTAAAAAAGCCGGTAAAATTTCTTTTTTTTAAAGCAAAAGGTAAATATGAAATTAGTATATTAAAAAAGGATGAAATAGCTAAAGTTCCTGAAAAGAAAAAAGAAAAAGAAAATAAAAAGGACGAAAATGTAGAAGACCTTATTAAACAAACATTTGAAAAATTCATTGAAGTAGCAGAATTAGATGTACAAATAGAAAAAATAACAATGAACTCAAATACAATAGTACTTAATTTGACTGGTAAGGATGTAAGATATTTAATAGGAGAAAAAGGTATAGCCCTTAATTCTCTTGAAACTTTATTAAATGCTATAAAAACTACAAGAAATTATAGAATACAAATAGATTCAAATAATTATAAGGCAAAAAGAGAAGAAACTTTAAGAAATTTAGCACAAAGAAAGGCAGAAAAGGTATTGAAATATAAGACAAATTGTAAATTAAGTCCTATGTCTGCAAGAGAAAGAAAAATAATACATGAAGAAATCTCAAATTATGCTAATTTAAAAACTGAAAGTTATGGAGAAGAACCAAAAAGATTTTTAGTTATAAAATACATAGAAGAAAAAGAGGATTAA
- the yidD gene encoding membrane protein insertion efficiency factor YidD → MKKILIKIIKIYQKITKYRRRVCKYYPTCSQYTIQALEKYGIIKGSLLALYRLLRCNPFSKGGYDPVK, encoded by the coding sequence ATGAAAAAAATTTTAATAAAAATAATAAAAATATACCAAAAAATAACTAAATATAGAAGAAGGGTTTGTAAATATTATCCAACTTGCTCTCAATATACCATACAAGCACTAGAAAAATATGGTATAATTAAAGGTAGTCTATTAGCTTTATATAGACTTTTAAGATGCAATCCTTTTTCTAAAGGTGGATATGACCCAGTAAAATAA
- the mnmE gene encoding tRNA uridine-5-carboxymethylaminomethyl(34) synthesis GTPase MnmE, whose protein sequence is MLFDTIAAIATAQGDGGVAIIRISGEKSFEILDKIFKPINNTKIGYYKLKYGNLVDKDKIIDEVMAVRMKAPKSYTCEDVVEINCHGGHKMAQRVLQLVLKNGARMAERGEFTKRAFMNGRIDLSQAEAVIDLINGNTDQALDISLNQLRGDLKEMINDFKKTLLDIAAHVNVVLDYPEEGIDDPIPEELLENLKITYNKANKLIESYDKGKILKDGIKTVIVGKPNVGKSTLLNSLLREERAIVTEIEGTTRDTIEERINIKGLPLILVDTAGIRKTDDLVESIGVKKSMDLISKADLVLMLLDATKEIEEEDKEIIEYIKKNKKKVIYILNKIDKGPCKNFENLENVVKISAMKNIGINEMEDFVYKYIVGEEVENSANECILNNIRHKTALEKTKQAIENMFETINNGLPLDLISVDLKEALDSLSEITGEITSEDILDHIFNNFCVGK, encoded by the coding sequence ATGTTATTTGATACAATAGCAGCAATAGCAACAGCTCAAGGTGATGGAGGTGTTGCTATTATTAGAATATCAGGAGAAAAATCTTTTGAAATTTTAGATAAAATATTTAAGCCGATAAATAATACTAAGATAGGTTACTATAAATTAAAATATGGTAATTTAGTAGATAAAGATAAAATAATAGATGAAGTTATGGCTGTTAGAATGAAAGCTCCAAAATCATATACCTGTGAAGATGTTGTAGAAATTAATTGCCATGGCGGTCATAAAATGGCACAAAGAGTTCTTCAATTAGTATTAAAAAATGGTGCTAGAATGGCAGAAAGAGGAGAATTTACTAAAAGAGCCTTTATGAATGGAAGAATAGATTTATCACAAGCAGAAGCTGTAATAGATTTAATAAATGGTAATACCGATCAAGCTTTAGATATTTCACTTAATCAATTAAGGGGAGATCTTAAAGAAATGATAAATGATTTCAAAAAAACCTTATTAGATATAGCAGCACATGTTAATGTGGTTCTTGATTATCCAGAAGAAGGAATAGATGATCCTATACCAGAAGAATTGTTAGAAAATTTAAAAATAACATATAATAAGGCTAATAAATTAATTGAAAGTTATGATAAGGGTAAAATTTTAAAAGATGGTATAAAGACTGTTATAGTTGGTAAACCAAATGTAGGAAAATCAACCTTATTAAATAGTTTACTAAGAGAAGAAAGAGCAATAGTAACTGAAATAGAAGGAACAACAAGAGATACAATAGAAGAAAGAATAAATATAAAGGGTTTACCTTTGATTTTAGTTGATACCGCCGGTATAAGAAAAACTGATGACTTGGTAGAAAGTATAGGTGTAAAAAAATCTATGGATTTGATATCAAAGGCTGATTTAGTTCTTATGCTTTTAGATGCAACAAAAGAGATTGAAGAAGAAGATAAAGAGATTATAGAATATATTAAAAAAAATAAAAAGAAGGTAATATATATATTAAATAAAATAGATAAGGGACCTTGTAAGAATTTTGAAAATTTAGAAAATGTAGTAAAAATTTCAGCTATGAAAAATATTGGGATAAATGAAATGGAAGATTTTGTATATAAATACATAGTTGGAGAAGAAGTAGAAAATAGTGCAAATGAGTGTATTTTGAATAATATAAGACATAAAACAGCATTAGAAAAAACCAAACAAGCAATAGAGAATATGTTTGAAACTATTAATAATGGTTTACCTCTAGATTTAATTTCTGTAGATCTAAAAGAAGCTTTAGATTCTTTGTCGGAAATAACGGGTGAAATAACTTCAGAAGATATATTAGATCATATATTTAATAATTTTTGTGTTGGAAAATAG
- the rpmH gene encoding 50S ribosomal protein L34: MKRTFQPNNRKRKKDHGFRSRMKTKAGRNVLKRRRNKGRAVLSA, from the coding sequence ATGAAAAGAACATTTCAACCAAATAATAGAAAAAGAAAAAAAGATCATGGCTTCAGATCAAGAATGAAAACTAAAGCTGGACGTAATGTACTAAAAAGAAGAAGAAATAAAGGAAGAGCAGTATTATCAGCTTAA
- the recF gene encoding DNA replication/repair protein RecF (All proteins in this family for which functions are known are DNA-binding proteins that assist the filamentation of RecA onto DNA for the initiation of recombination or recombinational repair.) has translation MYIESLILNNYRNLKNKKIYFDKNLTIIYGKNAQGKTSIIEAIYFLATGKSFRTKKNLEQINYEKKDLILFAKTNSEDFSLKLTKDKKEFYISKNKVSYKEYIGKFLVVSFSPEDGSLIMDAPENRRKFFNYEIAQVDKFYLEDIIKFQKILKFRNRLLREKKTNDPLFEIYTKKFVELSVRIYKKRKEYIEKLSLYLNQKYKELFDIEKNLLIKYEAFFNFSENENMEEKFLNLLESKKEKEKELGFSVIGPHKDEFSFILNKQKVKTFASQGEKKSVIFSLKLAQIEYIINKRNETPIVLLDDIMAYFDEDRKKIVLEYFSKKNIQCIFTATEKAKINAKELYVKEGEVL, from the coding sequence ATGTATATAGAAAGCCTAATATTGAATAATTATAGGAATTTAAAAAATAAAAAAATATATTTTGACAAAAATTTAACTATTATTTATGGTAAAAATGCCCAAGGTAAAACAAGTATAATAGAAGCAATTTATTTTTTAGCAACAGGTAAAAGTTTCAGAACAAAGAAAAATTTAGAACAAATTAATTATGAAAAAAAAGATTTAATACTTTTTGCTAAAACAAATTCAGAAGACTTTTCTCTTAAGTTAACTAAAGATAAGAAGGAGTTCTATATTTCAAAAAATAAGGTTAGTTATAAGGAATATATAGGAAAATTTTTGGTGGTTTCCTTTTCTCCTGAAGATGGGTCTTTAATAATGGATGCTCCTGAAAATAGAAGAAAATTTTTTAATTATGAAATTGCACAGGTTGATAAATTTTATTTAGAGGATATAATAAAATTTCAAAAAATTTTGAAATTTCGTAATCGTTTACTTAGAGAAAAAAAGACAAATGATCCCTTATTTGAAATCTATACAAAAAAATTTGTTGAATTGTCTGTTAGAATATATAAAAAAAGAAAAGAATATATAGAAAAGTTATCTTTATACCTTAATCAAAAGTATAAGGAGCTTTTTGATATAGAGAAAAATTTATTAATTAAATATGAAGCTTTTTTTAATTTTTCAGAAAATGAAAATATGGAAGAAAAATTTTTAAATTTACTTGAAAGTAAAAAAGAAAAGGAAAAAGAACTAGGTTTTAGTGTGATTGGACCACATAAAGATGAATTTAGCTTTATTTTAAATAAACAAAAGGTAAAAACTTTTGCTTCACAGGGAGAAAAAAAATCTGTAATATTTTCATTAAAATTAGCACAAATAGAGTATATTATAAACAAAAGAAATGAAACACCTATAGTTTTACTAGATGATATAATGGCATATTTTGATGAAGATAGAAAAAAAATAGTTCTAGAATATTTTTCAAAAAAGAATATACAATGTATTTTTACAGCTACTGAAAAGGCTAAAATTAATGCTAAAGAACTCTATGTAAAAGAAGGCGAGGTATTATGA
- the dnaA gene encoding chromosomal replication initiator protein DnaA, which produces MTQDELTTTWNLAKMVFLSANGMEYQHLLNQVELYNIDSGLCYLHSSSDYVIEELNKLKEKLKDSINQVLLLKNMTVELVIKKEIQTDLLKMEVYEDKKEADSTVEKTGLIPKFTFDSFVVGQNSEYPYQCCMATIESLKEKRTPPYNPLLIYGDSGLGKTHLAQAVGNLLIKKDYRKKVKYLTAEEFNNEYLYAIRKGNLKNNIDSAETFRQKYRNLDLIIIDDIQFFEKVFGKGDGSVEEEFFNTLNSLLIKEKQLIFISDRNPKKIKGLSDRLKSRFLSGLNAEIKKPDYSTRVAILQTICETENIQMDNTILEYIADNVTENVREMQGILKSITAKAKLLKKNITIDLAKSAIGEQVDRIRASITAEKIAQAVAMYFNITEEEMKSEKRKSEILIPRQVAMYIMREKLSISLNDTGKYFNRDHATVYSAVEKIGNKLKVDENFANDVKEITKRICE; this is translated from the coding sequence ATGACACAGGATGAATTAACAACCACATGGAATTTAGCAAAAATGGTATTTTTGAGTGCTAATGGTATGGAATATCAACATTTACTTAATCAAGTAGAATTATATAATATTGATTCAGGTTTATGTTATTTACATAGTTCTAGTGACTATGTTATTGAAGAATTGAATAAATTGAAAGAAAAATTAAAAGATTCTATTAATCAAGTTCTTTTATTGAAGAATATGACAGTTGAATTGGTTATAAAAAAAGAAATACAAACAGATTTATTGAAAATGGAAGTTTATGAAGATAAAAAGGAAGCAGATTCAACTGTAGAAAAAACAGGACTTATTCCTAAATTTACCTTTGATAGTTTTGTTGTAGGACAAAATAGTGAATATCCATATCAATGTTGTATGGCAACTATAGAAAGTTTAAAAGAAAAGAGAACACCACCATATAATCCTTTATTGATTTATGGAGATTCTGGTTTAGGTAAAACTCATTTGGCTCAAGCAGTAGGAAATCTTTTAATAAAAAAGGATTATAGAAAAAAGGTTAAATATTTAACAGCGGAAGAATTCAATAATGAATATCTTTATGCTATAAGAAAAGGGAATTTAAAAAATAATATAGATTCAGCAGAAACATTCAGACAAAAGTATAGAAATTTAGATTTGATTATAATAGACGATATACAATTTTTTGAAAAAGTTTTTGGTAAAGGTGATGGAAGTGTTGAAGAAGAATTTTTCAATACATTGAATTCTTTATTAATAAAAGAAAAACAATTGATATTTATAAGCGATAGAAATCCTAAGAAAATAAAAGGCTTATCAGATAGATTAAAATCAAGATTTTTATCAGGGCTTAATGCGGAAATAAAGAAACCAGATTATTCAACTAGGGTTGCTATTTTGCAAACAATTTGTGAAACTGAAAATATTCAAATGGATAATACAATTTTGGAATATATTGCTGACAATGTAACAGAAAATGTAAGAGAAATGCAAGGTATTCTAAAATCTATTACAGCGAAGGCAAAATTACTTAAAAAGAATATAACAATAGATCTTGCAAAAAGTGCAATTGGTGAACAAGTTGATAGAATAAGAGCTTCAATTACAGCAGAAAAAATAGCACAAGCAGTTGCAATGTATTTTAATATAACTGAAGAAGAAATGAAATCAGAAAAAAGAAAAAGTGAAATATTAATACCTAGACAGGTTGCAATGTATATAATGAGAGAAAAACTTTCGATAAGTTTGAATGATACAGGTAAATATTTTAATAGAGATCATGCTACAGTATATAGTGCAGTTGAAAAAATAGGTAATAAGTTAAAAGTGGATGAAAATTTTGCAAATGATGTAAAAGAAATAACAAAAAGGATTTGTGAATAG
- a CDS encoding YidC/Oxa1 family membrane protein insertase: MNTNLIAVAFLRVKFLETIAVEILKFFNSIVGNYGLAIILTTLLIKALLFPVTLKQEKSMQMMKELQPEIDEIQKKYKGDKAKINEMTAQLYREKNVNPFSSCLPLIIQLPIFVALYYAFMSSEIPQTATFLWFNLKKPDALFVIHNFSINILPIISSLLMIVQQKLMTPTSKNKENGENAMQSAMLMMPIMMLFIFYKFPSGLNLYYVINTAISILIQIYVMKKVRNNE, from the coding sequence ATGAATACAAATTTAATAGCAGTAGCATTTCTAAGAGTTAAATTTTTAGAAACAATAGCAGTAGAGATATTGAAATTTTTTAATTCTATAGTAGGAAATTATGGTTTAGCAATAATTTTAACTACACTTTTGATTAAAGCTTTACTTTTTCCTGTAACTTTAAAACAAGAAAAATCAATGCAAATGATGAAAGAATTACAACCAGAAATAGATGAAATACAAAAAAAATATAAGGGAGATAAGGCTAAAATAAATGAAATGACAGCTCAACTTTATCGTGAAAAGAATGTAAATCCTTTTTCAAGCTGTTTGCCATTAATTATACAACTTCCAATATTTGTTGCTTTATATTATGCATTTATGAGTAGTGAAATTCCTCAAACTGCAACTTTTTTGTGGTTTAATTTGAAAAAACCTGATGCACTTTTTGTAATACATAATTTTTCAATTAATATTTTACCAATAATAAGTTCATTACTTATGATAGTACAACAAAAATTAATGACACCAACAAGTAAAAATAAGGAAAATGGAGAAAATGCAATGCAATCAGCTATGTTAATGATGCCAATAATGATGTTATTCATTTTCTATAAATTCCCATCTGGTTTAAATTTATACTATGTAATCAATACAGCAATATCAATATTAATTCAAATATATGTTATGAAGAAAGTGAGAAATAATGAATAA
- a CDS encoding DEAD/DEAH box helicase produces the protein MRIINKEQIEDIFKNKKNTSIYLSSSLKNLEYYEAILAKKGYKTSFLRLNTNDEIEMLDINIRLINLLKSKERQIIFIDFVLALSLFFTKYEKIQFNCGKDYSLNEIEEKLQQFGYKKEYFVQKQGEYSRRNDIIDIFSINMDNPVRLDFFDMEIEKIKIFDIETQKSFDKLEKVEVYSNIVKGTKALLTELCEANIDIYLENEELLIHNLETMILLKQISREELQKRYEILKNRSELLEVKLNSNRNYQSEIEIKREKKRKDLVKYRNISELQRGDYVIHVEYGIGKYDGLKMLENKEYLLIKYADEGELYVPVEKLYRIEKYINISNKEPELYRLGTKGFKKKQQKYKEEIEKVAKELIKIQAQREKQTGICFERDTSFQKEFEEKFEYLETRDQKQAIEDVKRDMESYKIMDRIICGDVGYGKTEVAMRAVFKAIESGYQVALLAPTTVLANQHYERFKKRFKDFPINISCYSRLSKNKKILDDLILGKIDLLIGTHKILSDKVEFNKLGLLVIDEEQKFGVKAKEKLKAKKTKIDVLTLTATPIPRTLNLALLGIRDISIISTPPLQKLPIKTKIYEKIEDAELKRIILEEIKRDGQIFYVSNNVKGMEEKKKYLENILPKFVGIEYINGQLNPKEIKEKISAFENGEFQILLASTIIENGIDIPNANTIIIEDYDRLGLAQIYQLRGRVGRGKRQAYCYLINSKKITKKGEKKEESMNCVEDINSAGYLIAMEDMNIRGAGEILGNKQHGAIESFGYDLYIKLLNEEIKNQKEVKVKKIDVKLDIENKGYIPSDYIKESERIKLYKRILDINKQEELNEIEKEIEDRFGKIPKAFLLFLDNARIKVYCEQKGIERAYLEGENICFNLKTNVLKSNREEFLKEMRGKSYE, from the coding sequence ATGAGGATAATAAATAAGGAACAAATAGAAGATATTTTTAAAAATAAAAAAAATACAAGTATTTATTTAAGTAGCTCTCTTAAAAATTTGGAATATTATGAAGCTATTTTAGCTAAGAAGGGGTATAAAACCTCTTTTTTACGCTTGAATACTAATGATGAAATAGAAATGTTAGATATAAATATAAGGCTTATAAATCTATTAAAATCAAAGGAAAGACAAATTATATTTATTGATTTTGTTTTAGCATTATCCCTATTTTTTACTAAATATGAAAAAATACAATTCAATTGTGGAAAAGACTATAGCTTAAATGAAATAGAAGAAAAATTGCAACAATTTGGCTATAAAAAAGAATATTTCGTACAAAAACAAGGAGAATATTCAAGAAGGAATGATATAATAGATATTTTTTCTATTAATATGGATAATCCAGTTAGGTTGGATTTTTTTGATATGGAAATAGAAAAAATAAAAATATTTGATATAGAAACACAAAAATCTTTTGATAAATTAGAAAAAGTCGAAGTATATTCAAATATAGTAAAAGGAACAAAGGCACTTTTAACAGAATTATGTGAGGCTAATATAGATATTTATTTGGAAAATGAAGAATTACTTATTCATAATTTGGAAACCATGATTTTATTAAAACAAATATCGAGAGAAGAATTACAAAAAAGATATGAGATTTTAAAAAATAGAAGTGAATTATTGGAAGTAAAATTAAATTCTAATAGAAATTACCAATCTGAAATTGAAATAAAAAGAGAAAAAAAACGAAAAGATTTAGTTAAATATAGAAATATATCTGAATTACAAAGAGGAGATTATGTTATTCATGTTGAATATGGTATTGGTAAATATGATGGTCTAAAAATGCTAGAAAATAAGGAATATCTCTTAATAAAATATGCAGATGAAGGAGAACTTTATGTTCCTGTTGAAAAATTATATCGTATAGAAAAGTATATAAATATTTCAAATAAAGAGCCAGAATTATATAGATTAGGAACTAAAGGTTTTAAGAAAAAACAACAAAAATATAAAGAAGAAATAGAAAAGGTAGCAAAGGAATTAATAAAAATTCAGGCTCAAAGAGAAAAGCAAACTGGCATTTGTTTTGAGAGGGATACAAGTTTTCAAAAAGAATTTGAGGAAAAATTTGAATATTTAGAAACTCGTGATCAAAAACAAGCTATAGAAGATGTAAAAAGGGATATGGAAAGTTACAAAATAATGGATAGAATTATTTGTGGAGATGTTGGTTATGGTAAAACAGAAGTTGCCATGAGAGCTGTTTTTAAAGCTATAGAAAGTGGATATCAAGTAGCTTTATTAGCACCTACAACTGTTCTAGCAAATCAACATTATGAAAGATTTAAAAAAAGATTTAAAGATTTTCCAATAAATATTAGTTGTTATTCAAGATTATCAAAAAATAAAAAAATTTTAGATGATTTAATTTTAGGTAAAATAGATCTATTAATTGGTACTCATAAAATATTAAGTGATAAGGTAGAATTTAATAAATTAGGTCTGCTTGTAATAGATGAAGAACAAAAATTTGGAGTAAAAGCAAAAGAAAAATTGAAGGCAAAAAAAACAAAAATAGATGTATTAACTCTAACTGCAACACCTATACCTAGAACTTTGAATTTAGCTTTATTAGGTATTAGAGATATTTCAATTATTTCAACTCCACCTTTACAAAAATTACCAATAAAAACTAAAATATATGAAAAAATAGAAGATGCAGAATTGAAAAGAATAATTTTAGAAGAAATAAAAAGAGATGGGCAAATTTTTTATGTATCAAATAATGTAAAAGGTATGGAAGAAAAGAAAAAATATTTAGAAAATATTTTGCCAAAATTTGTAGGAATAGAATATATAAATGGACAATTAAATCCAAAAGAAATAAAAGAAAAAATTTCTGCTTTTGAAAATGGTGAATTTCAAATTTTATTAGCTTCTACTATTATAGAAAATGGAATTGATATACCAAATGCTAACACAATAATAATAGAAGATTATGATAGATTAGGTTTAGCACAAATTTATCAATTAAGAGGAAGAGTAGGAAGAGGAAAAAGACAAGCTTATTGTTATTTGATAAATTCAAAAAAAATAACAAAAAAAGGTGAAAAAAAAGAAGAAAGTATGAACTGTGTAGAAGATATTAATTCAGCGGGTTATCTAATAGCTATGGAAGATATGAATATTAGAGGAGCAGGAGAAATATTAGGAAATAAACAGCATGGTGCTATTGAATCTTTTGGTTATGATTTATATATAAAATTACTTAATGAGGAAATAAAAAATCAAAAAGAAGTTAAAGTAAAAAAAATAGATGTGAAATTAGATATAGAGAATAAAGGTTATATACCAAGTGACTATATAAAAGAAAGTGAAAGAATAAAGTTATATAAAAGGATTTTAGATATAAATAAGCAAGAAGAGTTAAATGAAATAGAAAAAGAAATAGAAGATAGATTTGGTAAAATACCTAAAGCTTTTCTTCTTTTCTTAGATAATGCAAGAATAAAGGTTTATTGTGAACAAAAAGGGATAGAAAGAGCGTATTTAGAAGGTGAAAATATCTGTTTTAATTTAAAAACAAATGTGCTAAAATCTAATAGAGAAGAATTTTTAAAAGAAATGAGAGGAAAGTCTTATGAATAA